A genomic segment from Sulfitobacter mediterraneus encodes:
- a CDS encoding LysE family translocator yields the protein MTDVNLPVILFAAFIAAGSPGPATLAIAGTSMSSGRQSGLALASGVTTGSFMWSIAAAFGLGAVMSANVWVFEVVRYVGAAYLMWLAVKSARAAWMGNKITTRPLPKTTPRRAYAKGLALHLTNPKAVLFFGALYAIGIPPGTTPSALIIVIAAVGVQSLLMFHLYALIFSSAPMTAAYTRAKRGFEGFFALAFGAIAIKVLTTRVG from the coding sequence ATGACCGACGTAAACCTTCCCGTGATCCTCTTTGCCGCCTTCATTGCCGCAGGCAGCCCCGGCCCGGCCACTTTGGCCATTGCAGGTACATCCATGTCATCGGGACGCCAGTCCGGACTGGCGTTGGCCTCGGGCGTGACCACCGGATCGTTCATGTGGTCCATCGCCGCGGCCTTTGGCCTTGGTGCGGTGATGTCCGCCAATGTCTGGGTGTTTGAGGTCGTGCGCTATGTCGGCGCGGCCTACCTGATGTGGCTGGCGGTGAAATCCGCCCGCGCCGCCTGGATGGGCAACAAGATCACAACCAGACCGCTGCCCAAGACCACCCCGCGCCGTGCCTATGCCAAGGGGCTGGCCCTGCACCTGACCAATCCCAAAGCGGTATTGTTCTTTGGGGCGCTTTACGCCATCGGTATCCCGCCCGGCACTACGCCCAGCGCCTTGATCATCGTGATCGCAGCGGTCGGCGTGCAAAGCCTGCTGATGTTCCACCTCTATGCGCTGATCTTTTCCTCCGCGCCAATGACCGCCGCATACACCCGCGCCAAACGCGGGTTTGAAGGGTTCTTTGCACTGGCCTTTGGCGCAATCGCAATCAAGGTTCTCACAACGCGGGTTGGCTAA
- a CDS encoding glutamate--cysteine ligase: MSIPQSGGGPIEHRDQLAQYLADGCKPKEDWRIGTEHEKFGYCKDTLLPLPYEGERSIRVMLEGLRDRHNWAPVEEGGKLIGLEKDGANISLEPGGQLELSGAPVETIHETCDEVNTHLRQVKDVADEIGVGWIGLGAAPVWTHEQMDLMPKGRYKLMNDYMTKVGTMGRVMMRRTCTVQVNLDFGSEADMVKKMRVALALQPVATALFANSPFFEGKPNGHKSWRSRVWRDLDAARTGMLPFVFEDGFGFERWVDYALDVPMYFVYRDGQYIDALGMSFRDFMEGKLPALPGETPTLSDWADHLTTAFPEARMKKFIEMRGADGGPWRRLCALPAFWVGLMYDQNALDAAWDLVKGWTPEQRDALRIAASVDGLQAEVEGIKMHNIAHEAVMLSDMGLRARRRTGAGGLVPDETHFLNALKESIESGKVPADELLADYNGKWGGDLDRIYAEYSY; the protein is encoded by the coding sequence ATGTCCATTCCTCAATCCGGCGGTGGCCCGATCGAACATCGCGACCAGCTTGCACAATATCTGGCGGATGGGTGTAAACCCAAAGAAGATTGGCGGATCGGCACTGAGCACGAGAAGTTTGGCTATTGCAAAGACACGCTTTTGCCACTGCCATATGAGGGAGAGCGGTCCATTCGCGTGATGCTCGAAGGGCTGCGAGACAGGCACAATTGGGCACCCGTCGAAGAGGGTGGCAAGTTGATCGGGCTTGAGAAAGACGGCGCCAATATCTCGCTTGAGCCGGGCGGCCAGTTGGAATTGTCCGGTGCGCCGGTCGAGACCATTCACGAAACTTGTGACGAGGTGAACACTCATTTGCGGCAGGTCAAGGATGTGGCCGATGAGATCGGCGTTGGCTGGATTGGTCTGGGCGCGGCCCCGGTATGGACCCATGAACAGATGGATCTGATGCCCAAGGGCCGCTACAAGTTGATGAACGACTATATGACCAAGGTTGGCACCATGGGCCGGGTGATGATGCGCCGGACCTGTACGGTGCAGGTCAACCTTGATTTCGGGTCCGAGGCCGACATGGTCAAAAAGATGCGCGTGGCGCTGGCCTTGCAGCCGGTGGCGACCGCCCTGTTTGCCAATTCACCCTTCTTTGAGGGCAAGCCCAATGGCCACAAATCCTGGCGCAGCCGGGTTTGGCGGGATCTGGACGCCGCCCGCACGGGCATGTTGCCATTTGTGTTTGAAGATGGCTTCGGCTTTGAACGCTGGGTGGATTACGCGCTCGATGTGCCGATGTATTTCGTCTATCGCGATGGTCAGTATATCGACGCGCTTGGCATGTCTTTCCGCGATTTCATGGAAGGCAAATTGCCTGCCTTGCCGGGCGAAACACCAACGCTCAGCGATTGGGCCGATCATCTGACAACCGCCTTTCCGGAAGCGCGGATGAAGAAATTTATCGAGATGCGCGGGGCCGATGGTGGCCCTTGGCGGCGGCTTTGCGCATTGCCGGCATTCTGGGTTGGTTTGATGTATGATCAAAACGCGCTGGATGCGGCGTGGGATCTGGTCAAGGGGTGGACGCCGGAACAGCGCGATGCCCTGCGCATTGCCGCTTCGGTGGATGGTTTGCAAGCCGAAGTGGAAGGCATCAAAATGCATAACATCGCCCATGAGGCGGTGATGCTGTCGGATATGGGGCTGCGCGCGCGCCGCCGTACCGGTGCAGGTGGTCTGGTTCCGGATGAGACCCATTTTCTCAATGCGTTGAAGGAAAGCATCGAAAGCGGCAAGGTGCCTGCGGATGAGTTGCTGGCCGATTACAACGGCAAATGGGGTGGCGATCTGGACCGGATTTATGCCGAGTACAGCTACTAG
- a CDS encoding 16S rRNA (uracil(1498)-N(3))-methyltransferase, whose translation MSAKIRLYVDHPLGPGQSVPLDKAQAHYLFGVMRLAVGAQVLLFNGRDGEWRADVMEAGKRGGVMACDAQTRDLQMPPDLWLMFAPIKKARTDFIVEKAAEMGAARILPVMTEFTNAGRVQRDRLQAHAVEAAEQCGGTFVPEVAEAVKFDRLLDGWGPERRIMFCDEALATTGGAVGLAEGDTGPWAILIGPEGGFSERERGRLQRLEAAHAVRLGPRILRADTAAVAAMTLWQQSMGDWM comes from the coding sequence ATGAGTGCAAAAATCAGACTTTATGTAGATCACCCACTGGGGCCGGGGCAATCGGTTCCTTTGGACAAAGCGCAGGCGCATTACCTTTTTGGGGTGATGCGGCTTGCTGTTGGGGCGCAGGTCTTGTTGTTCAATGGCCGTGACGGCGAATGGCGGGCGGATGTGATGGAGGCGGGCAAGCGGGGCGGCGTGATGGCCTGTGACGCGCAGACGCGGGATTTGCAGATGCCGCCCGATTTGTGGCTGATGTTTGCCCCGATCAAAAAGGCCCGCACCGATTTCATCGTGGAAAAGGCCGCCGAAATGGGCGCGGCGCGGATCTTGCCGGTGATGACGGAATTCACCAATGCCGGACGGGTGCAGCGCGACCGGCTGCAAGCCCATGCGGTTGAGGCTGCAGAGCAATGTGGCGGCACATTTGTGCCAGAGGTTGCCGAGGCTGTGAAGTTTGACAGGTTGCTGGACGGCTGGGGCCCCGAGCGACGGATCATGTTTTGTGATGAGGCGCTGGCAACCACTGGCGGCGCGGTTGGGCTGGCGGAAGGTGATACAGGTCCATGGGCGATCCTGATCGGCCCCGAAGGCGGGTTTTCAGAACGGGAACGTGGACGTCTACAACGGCTAGAGGCGGCCCATGCGGTGCGGCTTGGCCCGCGGATCTTGCGTGCGGATACCGCGGCGGTGGCGGCGATGACGCTTTGGCAGCAGTCGATGGGGGATTGGATGTGA
- the ubiA gene encoding 4-hydroxybenzoate octaprenyltransferase, with amino-acid sequence MQDHPPSPDAPDDQTVADAAADNWVDKYAPSAARPYLQLSRADRPIGTWLLLLPCWWGLTLAILFDQSPRWEDLWIFVGCGLGAWLMRGAGCTWNDITDRKFDAQVARTRSRPIPSGRVTARQALVWMFAQIILAAMILFTFNHAAISLGVLSLIPVVVYPFAKRFTWWPQVFLGIAFNWGALLVWTAHTGSLGSPALLLYAAGIAWTLFYDTIYAHQDTEDDALIGVKSTARLFGENTSQWLRRFLMATVGLMGLAVVFAALPNASVLAMVIALAGPWAMGWHMAWQLRGLDIHDPAKMLQLFRVNRDTGMIPLVFFAASLLA; translated from the coding sequence ATGCAAGACCACCCGCCTTCGCCAGATGCACCGGACGATCAAACTGTGGCAGACGCCGCCGCGGATAACTGGGTGGACAAATATGCGCCCTCCGCGGCCCGCCCCTATCTGCAGCTCAGCCGCGCAGATCGGCCCATCGGCACATGGCTCTTGTTGTTGCCGTGCTGGTGGGGGCTGACCCTGGCGATCCTGTTTGATCAATCCCCCCGCTGGGAGGATCTGTGGATCTTTGTCGGCTGCGGACTGGGCGCTTGGCTGATGCGTGGCGCGGGCTGCACGTGGAATGACATCACCGACCGGAAATTTGACGCGCAGGTTGCCCGCACGCGGTCGCGGCCCATTCCGTCGGGGCGTGTCACTGCGCGGCAAGCATTGGTCTGGATGTTTGCGCAGATCATTCTGGCCGCAATGATCCTCTTTACCTTCAACCACGCGGCCATCTCGCTTGGCGTTTTGTCCCTGATCCCTGTGGTGGTCTACCCCTTTGCCAAGCGCTTTACATGGTGGCCGCAGGTGTTTCTGGGTATTGCCTTCAACTGGGGCGCATTGCTGGTCTGGACCGCCCACACCGGAAGCCTCGGATCACCTGCCCTGTTGCTTTATGCCGCTGGCATCGCCTGGACGCTGTTCTACGATACGATCTATGCCCACCAGGACACCGAAGATGACGCGCTGATCGGCGTCAAATCCACCGCCCGCCTGTTTGGCGAGAACACGTCACAATGGTTGCGCAGGTTCTTGATGGCCACTGTCGGCCTGATGGGACTGGCCGTGGTTTTTGCCGCTTTGCCCAATGCCTCCGTTCTGGCGATGGTTATTGCCCTTGCCGGACCTTGGGCGATGGGATGGCATATGGCGTGGCAATTGCGCGGGCTCGACATCCATGATCCCGCAAAAATGCTGCAGCTTTTTCGCGTCAACCGCGATACCGGCATGATCCCGCTTGTGTTTTTTGCCGCAAGCCTGCTGGCGTGA
- a CDS encoding OmpA family protein encodes MRLSALLIISLTFTAAAVVSLVAANFSVKLIEESSEIGVRDALDANSMTWAEVQADGLQVTLSGIAPTEAIRFHALTTAGSIVDAARVIDEMEVEAQAAIAPPRFSAEVLRNDSGISIIGLVPTSTDRAATVKRFTKVAGDAEVTDLLEAADYPAPPGWEEALAFAINAIAQLPRAKASVEAGHVSITAISDSPEAKAAIEAKLRRAAPPSLTLVLDIAAPRPVITPFALRFGIDENGARFDACSADTEEARIRILAAGTRAGVSGTARCTVGLGVPSPNWAKAVTQAIDAVQRLEGGSVTFADADITLVALPGSDQAQFDRVVGELETSLPEVFALRAKLPKLEDPNAGPPEFTATLSPEGQVQLRGRVSDQTLRELADSYAKARFGSDKVYTAARIAENLPGDWTPRVLTGLEALAALNNGAVTVTPDSLSVTGNTGNPDASTEIASLLSDKLGEGADYKIDVTYQEKLDPVLGLPTPDECEAEIGEVLKVGKINFEPGSATIDASALGTMDDIAEILKRCGDLPLEIQGHTDSQGRESMNLALSQSRAESVLNELRARRVLTGSFTAKGYGEATPIADNKTEAGREENRRIEFKLIRPDTVAIPEETTLESVAESGDTPEASDAEGTSDEQN; translated from the coding sequence ATGCGCCTGTCCGCTCTTTTGATCATCAGCCTGACGTTTACCGCCGCGGCGGTTGTTTCGCTGGTTGCCGCCAACTTTTCCGTAAAACTGATCGAGGAATCCTCCGAAATTGGCGTGCGCGATGCGCTGGATGCCAATTCAATGACCTGGGCTGAAGTGCAGGCGGACGGGCTGCAAGTCACGCTTTCGGGTATTGCCCCAACAGAGGCGATCCGCTTTCACGCGCTGACCACCGCGGGATCTATAGTCGATGCAGCACGCGTCATCGACGAGATGGAGGTCGAAGCGCAAGCCGCCATCGCGCCTCCGCGCTTTTCTGCCGAAGTCCTGCGCAACGACAGCGGTATTTCCATCATCGGCCTGGTGCCCACAAGCACGGACCGCGCCGCCACGGTCAAGCGGTTTACAAAAGTGGCCGGGGACGCCGAAGTCACCGATCTGCTTGAGGCGGCTGATTACCCTGCCCCGCCCGGTTGGGAAGAGGCATTGGCCTTTGCGATCAACGCCATTGCCCAATTGCCCCGCGCCAAGGCGTCAGTAGAGGCAGGCCATGTGTCGATCACCGCCATCTCCGACAGCCCGGAGGCCAAAGCCGCAATCGAGGCCAAGCTGCGCCGTGCCGCGCCGCCAAGTTTGACCCTGGTCTTGGACATCGCCGCGCCGCGCCCGGTGATCACGCCTTTTGCCCTGCGCTTTGGCATTGACGAAAACGGCGCCCGTTTTGATGCCTGTTCTGCCGACACCGAAGAGGCCCGGATCCGCATTCTGGCGGCAGGCACCCGCGCTGGTGTCAGCGGCACCGCCCGTTGCACCGTTGGCCTTGGCGTGCCGAGCCCCAATTGGGCCAAGGCCGTTACGCAGGCCATCGACGCCGTGCAGCGGCTTGAGGGCGGCTCAGTCACATTTGCCGACGCTGACATCACACTTGTTGCCTTGCCCGGCTCCGATCAGGCCCAATTCGACCGCGTGGTCGGAGAGCTTGAAACCAGCCTGCCAGAGGTATTTGCCTTGCGGGCCAAGCTGCCCAAATTGGAAGACCCCAATGCCGGCCCGCCCGAATTCACCGCGACTCTCAGCCCTGAGGGCCAAGTACAACTGCGCGGCCGGGTCAGCGATCAAACCCTGCGTGAACTGGCCGACAGCTATGCCAAGGCGCGGTTCGGCTCTGACAAAGTTTACACAGCCGCCCGGATCGCCGAAAACCTGCCTGGCGATTGGACGCCGCGCGTCTTGACCGGCCTTGAGGCGCTTGCCGCGCTTAACAACGGCGCAGTGACGGTCACGCCGGATAGCCTTTCGGTGACGGGCAATACCGGCAACCCGGATGCAAGCACCGAGATTGCCTCGCTCTTGTCGGACAAACTTGGCGAAGGGGCGGATTACAAGATTGACGTGACCTATCAGGAAAAACTGGACCCGGTGCTGGGCCTGCCCACTCCGGATGAGTGCGAGGCCGAGATTGGCGAAGTGCTGAAGGTTGGCAAGATCAACTTTGAGCCTGGCAGCGCGACCATTGACGCCTCCGCCCTTGGCACGATGGATGATATCGCAGAAATTCTGAAACGCTGCGGCGATCTGCCATTGGAAATCCAAGGACACACGGACAGCCAGGGCCGCGAAAGCATGAACCTCGCCCTGAGCCAAAGCCGGGCGGAATCGGTCCTGAACGAATTGCGCGCGCGCCGTGTTTTGACCGGCTCTTTCACCGCCAAGGGCTATGGTGAGGCCACTCCCATCGCCGACAACAAGACGGAGGCGGGCCGTGAAGAGAACCGGCGCATTGAATTCAAGCTGATCCGCCCCGATACCGTCGCCATTCCCGAAGAAACAACGCTGGAAAGTGTCGCGGAATCGGGCGATACACCGGAAGCATCCGACGCAGAAGGCACATCCGATGAGCAGAACTGA
- a CDS encoding thiol-disulfide oxidoreductase DCC family protein encodes MLIFAIMHGTCAAMTLRNTQISYRDAPEIPAFSDEGPVCVMDANCALCARGAMWIAHNDHQGAFRIIPLQSDLGAALMRHYGLDPEDSNSWLFLEDGRAYSSLEALARVGRRLGGIWRSLSVVLILPRPVRNLLYRFVARNRYRWFGTANLCFVPDPEVQKRLIK; translated from the coding sequence TTGTTGATTTTTGCGATCATGCACGGCACATGTGCGGCCATGACATTAAGAAACACTCAAATTTCCTATCGGGATGCGCCGGAAATCCCGGCGTTTTCTGATGAGGGGCCAGTCTGTGTCATGGACGCAAACTGTGCCCTTTGCGCACGTGGTGCTATGTGGATTGCGCACAATGATCATCAAGGCGCATTTCGCATTATCCCTCTGCAATCGGATCTGGGCGCTGCATTGATGCGGCATTATGGCCTCGACCCGGAAGATTCAAATTCTTGGCTTTTTCTGGAAGACGGGCGCGCCTATTCCTCGTTGGAAGCGCTGGCGCGTGTTGGACGGCGACTCGGTGGTATTTGGCGCAGCTTAAGCGTTGTTCTGATTCTGCCCCGTCCAGTGCGGAACCTCCTTTACCGATTTGTAGCGCGCAACCGGTATCGCTGGTTCGGAACGGCGAACCTGTGTTTTGTTCCTGACCCGGAAGTGCAGAAAAGACTGATCAAGTGA
- a CDS encoding universal stress protein yields MFSNIVVGFDGSEPSKNALKVACDLAQKYGSAVHLSHTPVHETVAFALGAVAGYHVATTMPKPEEIKEASDKVFAQAQAVADAAGGPKLTPHVGGGDPAHDMLDCANAVGADLIVTGRRGLGNLTALMMGSTSAHVAHHAKCACLTVA; encoded by the coding sequence ATGTTTAGCAATATCGTAGTCGGTTTTGACGGGTCCGAGCCGTCGAAAAATGCATTGAAAGTGGCCTGCGACCTCGCACAGAAATACGGCTCAGCAGTGCATCTGTCGCATACGCCGGTACATGAAACGGTTGCTTTCGCACTGGGTGCTGTAGCGGGCTATCATGTGGCGACGACCATGCCCAAACCCGAAGAGATCAAAGAAGCCTCTGACAAAGTGTTCGCGCAGGCGCAAGCCGTTGCTGACGCGGCGGGTGGTCCCAAGCTGACGCCACATGTGGGCGGCGGTGATCCGGCCCATGATATGCTGGATTGCGCCAATGCGGTTGGCGCAGACCTGATTGTGACTGGGCGCCGCGGCTTGGGCAATTTGACCGCTCTGATGATGGGCAGCACATCGGCCCATGTGGCACATCATGCGAAATGTGCCTGTTTGACGGTCGCTTGA
- a CDS encoding molybdenum cofactor biosynthesis protein MoaE, whose amino-acid sequence MRISVQEAPFDLGKESTDFAQGRSDMGAIVTFTGVVRDLPDDPLKVMEIEHYPGMTESALREMAQTAVERFSLGDVLVIHRYGPLYPGEMIMMVATAARHRKDAFEAAEFLMDYLKSRAPFWKREVTAQGADWVASKDEDEDALGRW is encoded by the coding sequence ATGCGTATCTCGGTTCAGGAAGCGCCGTTTGATCTGGGCAAGGAAAGCACGGACTTTGCGCAGGGCCGCTCCGATATGGGCGCGATTGTGACCTTTACCGGTGTTGTGCGTGACCTGCCGGATGATCCGCTCAAGGTCATGGAAATCGAACATTACCCCGGAATGACCGAAAGCGCCCTGCGCGAGATGGCCCAGACGGCTGTTGAACGGTTTTCGCTGGGGGATGTTCTGGTGATCCACCGCTACGGGCCGCTGTACCCCGGTGAAATGATCATGATGGTTGCAACCGCCGCGCGGCATCGCAAGGATGCATTTGAGGCGGCGGAGTTCTTGATGGATTACCTCAAATCGCGCGCCCCGTTCTGGAAGCGTGAAGTCACCGCGCAGGGGGCTGATTGGGTTGCGTCAAAGGATGAAGACGAGGACGCACTTGGTCGTTGGTAA
- the moaD gene encoding molybdopterin converting factor subunit 1, whose product MDVLYFAWVRERIGLPREKIETEARTVADLVAELRAREDRYDLAFSDLTALRVAVDQTLADFDAPLDGVREVAFFPPMTGG is encoded by the coding sequence ATGGACGTTTTGTATTTCGCATGGGTCCGCGAACGCATTGGCCTGCCGCGCGAAAAGATCGAAACCGAGGCCCGGACGGTTGCGGATCTCGTCGCCGAACTGCGGGCTCGTGAAGACCGATATGATCTGGCGTTCTCTGATCTGACCGCGCTGCGCGTTGCGGTCGATCAGACCTTGGCAGATTTTGACGCCCCGCTGGATGGTGTGCGCGAAGTGGCCTTTTTCCCGCCGATGACAGGCGGCTGA
- the pgsA gene encoding CDP-diacylglycerol--glycerol-3-phosphate 3-phosphatidyltransferase — protein MKWNLPNILTVLRLVAAPGVAVMFLYFTRPYADWFALILFLSAAITDWFDGYLARAWKQETKLGAMLDPIADKAMVVIALMVIIAFSSWSPWLILPSTVILFREVFVSGLREFLGDVAGTLKVTQLAKWKTTFQMTAITVLFAQGVFEHYLGMSVFGMDEAMIDAVLNGEEEDVLGLRWKLEGMEWAGWLGLWLLWIAAALTAITGFDYLRKALPHLREGQ, from the coding sequence ATGAAGTGGAATCTGCCCAATATCCTGACTGTCTTGCGTCTGGTCGCTGCGCCCGGCGTCGCGGTGATGTTTTTGTATTTCACCCGGCCCTATGCGGATTGGTTCGCGCTGATCCTGTTCCTGTCTGCGGCGATCACAGATTGGTTTGACGGCTATCTGGCGCGGGCGTGGAAACAGGAAACCAAACTGGGCGCAATGCTTGACCCGATCGCGGACAAAGCGATGGTGGTCATCGCGCTGATGGTGATCATTGCATTCTCAAGCTGGTCGCCCTGGCTGATCCTGCCCTCCACCGTGATCTTGTTTAGGGAGGTGTTTGTCTCGGGCCTGCGCGAATTCCTTGGCGATGTGGCGGGGACGCTGAAGGTCACGCAGTTGGCCAAATGGAAGACGACCTTTCAGATGACCGCGATCACCGTGCTCTTTGCCCAAGGGGTGTTTGAGCATTACCTCGGCATGTCCGTATTTGGCATGGATGAAGCCATGATAGATGCGGTGCTGAACGGTGAAGAAGAGGATGTACTCGGCCTGCGCTGGAAGCTGGAAGGTATGGAGTGGGCCGGATGGCTTGGTCTTTGGCTGCTGTGGATCGCTGCGGCGCTGACGGCGATCACTGGATTTGACTATCTGCGCAAGGCGCTGCCGCATCTTCGGGAGGGGCAATAA